In one Poecilia reticulata strain Guanapo linkage group LG8, Guppy_female_1.0+MT, whole genome shotgun sequence genomic region, the following are encoded:
- the nubp1 gene encoding cytosolic Fe-S cluster assembly factor nubp1 — protein sequence MADVPENAPEHCPGTSSEEAGKSASCQGCPNQQLCASGATKAPDPAIAEIGEKLSVVKHKILVLSGKGGVGKSTFSAHLAHALASDGTKEVALLDVDICGPSIPRIMGLEGEQVHQSGSGWSPVYVEDNLAVMSIGFLLGSPDDAVIWRGPKKNGMIKQFLRDVDWGQLDYLVIDTPPGTSDEHLSIVQYLSSTNVDGAVIITTPQEVSLQDVRKEIRFCQKVKLPIIGVVENMSGFVCPKCKNTSQIFPPSSGGAEKMCADLNLPLLGQVPLDPRIGRSCDEGKSFLQEVPDSPAAEVYRRIVQSIQDYCANRATDVQNAT from the exons ATGGCAGACGTACCTGAAAACGCTCCAGAAC aCTGCCCAGGCACGTCAAGTGAGGAAGCAGGAAAGTCTGCATCATGCCAGGGCTGCCCCAACCAGCAGCTGTGTGCCTCTGGAGCTACCAAGGCCCCAGACCCTG CTATTGCAGAAATAGGTGAAAAGCTGTCAGTGGTCAAACACAAGATTCTGGTGTTGTCAGGAAAAGGAGGAGTTGGGAAAAGCACCTTCAGCGCTCACCTGGCCCACGCTCTCGCAAGTGACGGCACCAAAGAG GTTGCACTACTGGATGTGGATATCTGTGGTCCATCCATTCCCAGGATCATGGGCCTAGAAGGAGAACAA GTTCATCAGAGTGGCTCTGGCTGGTCTCCTGTG TACGTCGAAGACAACTTGGCGGTCATGTCAATCGGCTTCCTTCTCGGCAGTCCTGATGACGCTGTGATCTGGAGAGGGCCAAAGAAAAACG GAATGATCAAGCAGTTTTTACGGGACGTTGACTGGGGACAACTGGATTACCTAGTCATAGATACGCCACCCGGCACCTCTGATGAGCACCTGTCAATAGTTCAGTATCTCAGCTCCACCAATGTGGATGGAGCAGTCATCATCACCACACCACAG GAAGTCTCCCTCCAGGATGTCCGAAAAGAGATCAGGTTCTGTCAGAAGGTCAAGCTGCCCATCATCGGGGTTGTGGAGAACATGAGCGGCTTTGTGTGTCCCAAATGCAAG AACACTTCGCAGATCTTTCCCCCCTCCAGCGGCGGTGCAGAGAAAATGTGCGCAGACCTAAATCTACCTCTGTTAGGCCAGGTGCCACTTGACCCGAGGATCGGACGGAGCTGCGATGAGGGCAAATCTTTCCTCCAAGAAGTCCCCGACTCTCCTGCAGCTGAAGTCTACCGTAGGATTGTGCAAA GTATCCAGGACTACTGCGCCAACAGAGCGACCGACGTGCAGAACGCAACATGA